One Alicyclobacillus acidoterrestris DNA window includes the following coding sequences:
- a CDS encoding YkvI family membrane protein codes for MSKRWMALQVACVYIGTVVGAGFASGREVYEFFVRFGPIAYLAIAFVTFLFAWLGYRLMALGATLGATSFRDVNAYLFKPGLQKIIDVAFMFMLFGVTVAMLAGTGELFKEHFHYPFTIGVAVAIIITFFTMFFGMNGLMKVNSVIVPTLVVFVLYTAIHTWLSTDRLVTASALAGPMHGFGFPVWLSSLLYAAMNIGLSIGVLVPLGSQVNDLKILKQGAVMGAIGLGGMLVAVAFALFSYMPQVTAYAIPMAYIASHFSPWLTSMFIAVLFGEIYSTLIGNVYALAVTLTRRRKAFLAYSAVILVIAGALSHVGFRAIVAYAYTAFGWVSLFFILILAFHKSRLPRA; via the coding sequence ATGTCAAAGCGATGGATGGCTCTACAAGTCGCCTGTGTATATATCGGAACTGTCGTCGGAGCTGGTTTTGCGTCGGGACGGGAAGTCTACGAATTTTTTGTTCGGTTTGGCCCTATTGCATATCTTGCCATCGCCTTTGTCACGTTCTTATTTGCCTGGCTCGGGTACCGCTTGATGGCGTTAGGCGCGACACTGGGTGCAACGTCGTTTCGCGACGTCAACGCCTACCTGTTCAAACCCGGATTGCAAAAAATCATTGACGTCGCCTTTATGTTCATGCTGTTTGGGGTCACCGTCGCGATGTTGGCGGGAACGGGAGAACTGTTTAAGGAGCACTTTCATTATCCATTCACAATCGGTGTGGCCGTCGCAATTATCATCACTTTTTTCACGATGTTTTTCGGCATGAATGGCCTGATGAAGGTCAACAGTGTGATTGTCCCCACTTTGGTCGTTTTCGTGCTCTATACCGCCATACATACGTGGCTGTCGACGGACAGACTTGTGACCGCATCCGCACTTGCGGGCCCAATGCACGGCTTTGGCTTTCCAGTCTGGTTGTCGAGTTTACTTTACGCTGCGATGAACATCGGTTTGTCGATTGGCGTGTTAGTTCCACTTGGAAGTCAGGTAAATGACCTGAAAATCTTGAAACAAGGCGCGGTGATGGGGGCAATTGGCCTTGGCGGAATGCTTGTCGCCGTGGCGTTTGCGCTATTTTCCTATATGCCGCAGGTGACCGCCTATGCCATCCCAATGGCCTACATTGCATCGCACTTTTCACCGTGGTTGACCTCGATGTTCATTGCGGTATTGTTTGGCGAAATCTACTCGACGTTGATTGGAAACGTCTACGCGTTGGCGGTGACACTGACACGTCGCCGGAAAGCGTTCCTCGCGTATAGTGCCGTGATTCTCGTTATCGCAGGCGCTCTCAGCCACGTCGGGTTTCGGGCAATCGTGGCATACGCATATACCGCGTTTGGCTGGGTTAGCCTATTCTTCATCTTGATTTTGGCTTTTCACAAGTCCCGTTTGCCCCGCGCGTGA
- a CDS encoding YitT family protein gives MFKDPIQWLMIVVGGLIYSIGLNAFLIANHLAEGGFVGISVLLLYIFHLPVGVTFFILNIPLLVVAWRIFGHEFVIKTTAGVLCVSIFSEVTKFIAVPTHDQLLAALYAGVVTGIGLGLIFRTGATTGGADIIARILRHYRGMAMGRTLFAIDLIVICVVIIIIGKQVAMYSLVALFVSSRVIDFMIEGAQNGKAVTIISDKHMAIVEEIHKQLERGTTLIQATGGYTGTDRQVVYCVVGREEVVRVQRIVHEIDPLAFVTISNVHEISGEGFTFGDDPRRKKGLLRSR, from the coding sequence ATGTTCAAAGACCCAATACAATGGCTCATGATTGTCGTAGGCGGGCTGATTTATTCCATTGGACTCAACGCGTTTCTGATTGCCAATCATTTAGCCGAAGGCGGATTTGTCGGAATTTCTGTGCTTTTACTCTACATCTTTCACCTGCCAGTGGGCGTGACGTTCTTCATTCTGAATATCCCATTGCTCGTCGTGGCGTGGCGCATATTTGGCCATGAATTCGTCATCAAGACAACCGCCGGTGTCCTTTGCGTATCGATTTTCAGTGAAGTGACCAAATTTATTGCAGTCCCCACGCACGACCAATTGCTTGCCGCTTTATACGCGGGCGTCGTCACCGGTATTGGTCTCGGGCTCATCTTTCGAACAGGCGCAACCACCGGCGGTGCAGATATCATCGCCCGGATTTTGCGCCACTATCGCGGCATGGCTATGGGCAGAACGCTGTTTGCCATTGACCTTATCGTCATTTGTGTGGTTATCATCATCATCGGAAAACAAGTCGCTATGTATTCATTGGTCGCACTCTTCGTCTCTAGCCGGGTCATCGATTTTATGATTGAAGGCGCACAAAATGGGAAAGCTGTGACCATCATCTCGGACAAGCATATGGCTATCGTCGAGGAGATTCACAAGCAATTAGAGCGCGGTACAACGCTGATTCAGGCGACCGGCGGCTACACCGGTACAGACCGCCAAGTCGTCTACTGTGTGGTTGGCCGTGAAGAAGTCGTGCGCGTTCAACGAATTGTTCACGAGATCGATCCGCTCGCGTTCGTGACCATCAGCAACGTCCACGAAATCTCCGGGGAAGGATTTACATTTGGCGATGATCCGCGTCGCAAAAAGGGCTTGCTGCGCAGCCGCTGA
- a CDS encoding YpiB family protein, which produces MGTIVSVAEKKHFLRWFLANYDLQSREAEMLLRYMMTRENVLQRVHFVDNFRHFSRVIVVSTTCVHVAPFRYYRRNKPVTTDVEQAFIDLYQHPDEDIYVGLFFKDRSTCPEFAAVLEEPVKPEMDPAVREMLSLQAEWVIDQSLRAHMRKQLMKEVDDALDSGDRTAFITASQRLIEFDRSELTPLGI; this is translated from the coding sequence ATGGGAACCATCGTATCAGTTGCTGAAAAGAAACATTTCTTGCGCTGGTTTCTGGCCAATTACGATTTGCAAAGTCGTGAGGCGGAAATGCTGTTGCGTTATATGATGACACGTGAAAACGTCTTGCAACGCGTTCATTTCGTCGATAACTTTCGTCACTTTTCCCGCGTCATCGTCGTGTCGACCACGTGTGTCCATGTCGCGCCGTTTCGGTACTACCGTCGCAACAAGCCGGTGACGACGGATGTCGAGCAGGCGTTCATAGACCTGTACCAACATCCAGATGAAGACATCTACGTAGGATTGTTTTTTAAAGACCGTTCGACATGTCCAGAATTTGCAGCCGTCTTAGAGGAACCCGTGAAACCAGAGATGGATCCGGCGGTGCGAGAGATGCTATCGCTCCAAGCGGAGTGGGTGATTGACCAGTCGTTACGGGCCCATATGCGCAAGCAACTGATGAAGGAAGTTGATGACGCCCTCGACTCCGGTGACAGAACGGCTTTCATTACCGCGAGTCAGCGCCTGATCGAATTTGACCGCAGTGAGCTCACACCACTCGGTATCTGA
- a CDS encoding helicase-associated domain-containing protein, protein MKLNECLNHASVDTLRSVALYQEIDCSLYSKLDLMQSILYAMRIRAHVCELTKRWMEEWGDLMTRISMSNRQVFSAEEIEALFMATGFEANALHRALSQGWLFARRTQSLRPTYIIPMEVHETIRKYLLDQMKGQVVVRTTPPIIQQDEATCLVQDFQTFIDYVSNHEIQLTTGGAMYKRHVQRLMELFSVPEDLTIPEWRFGYGRRTHDYPDRLALLYDFAYDQNFVIETDEQTLVVSDAIREWTVLSRAQQMQRILQFYIRLYRRPIPRLREIVEMIRTLAEEWVESNSVLAACGSMVSQFYYDTREAVWNQRILKMLTHLGVIRLGFDQESDEQWFQMTNLGQELLTQDELQLVDETSHSQASIIVQPNFEVMVTVHDSQVESVLSQFADLLSAGSIRIYRILEQSVQRGLAAGYDFARWRATLAQASIGPIPGNVERTLIEWETMHASERPLSS, encoded by the coding sequence ATGAAGTTAAACGAGTGCCTGAATCACGCGTCGGTCGACACGTTAAGGAGCGTCGCCCTGTATCAGGAGATTGACTGCTCACTGTATTCGAAGCTCGATTTGATGCAATCCATCCTCTACGCCATGCGGATTCGCGCCCACGTTTGCGAGCTGACGAAGCGTTGGATGGAAGAGTGGGGAGATCTGATGACGCGCATCAGTATGTCCAACCGACAAGTTTTCTCCGCAGAAGAGATAGAGGCGCTCTTCATGGCGACAGGTTTTGAAGCAAACGCCCTCCATCGCGCCCTTTCACAGGGGTGGTTGTTCGCGCGTCGCACACAGTCGCTGCGGCCAACTTACATCATTCCAATGGAAGTCCACGAGACCATTCGCAAATACTTGCTCGACCAGATGAAAGGACAAGTGGTCGTGCGCACGACACCGCCCATCATCCAGCAGGATGAGGCGACCTGTCTCGTTCAGGATTTCCAAACGTTCATCGACTACGTCTCCAACCATGAAATTCAACTCACCACAGGCGGCGCCATGTACAAACGTCACGTCCAACGCCTGATGGAACTGTTCTCGGTTCCTGAAGATCTGACCATTCCAGAATGGCGATTTGGTTATGGGCGACGTACACACGACTACCCAGACAGGTTGGCCTTACTGTATGATTTTGCGTACGACCAAAATTTTGTGATTGAGACTGACGAACAGACCCTGGTCGTGTCCGACGCCATTCGGGAGTGGACTGTGTTATCGCGCGCGCAACAGATGCAGCGCATCCTCCAATTTTACATTCGATTATACAGACGGCCCATTCCGCGGTTGCGCGAGATTGTGGAAATGATTCGAACCTTGGCGGAGGAGTGGGTTGAATCGAATTCAGTCCTGGCTGCTTGCGGCTCCATGGTGTCGCAGTTCTACTACGATACCAGAGAGGCCGTGTGGAATCAGCGAATTCTGAAAATGTTGACGCACCTTGGTGTCATTCGCCTAGGTTTTGATCAAGAATCTGACGAACAATGGTTTCAAATGACGAATCTCGGTCAAGAATTACTAACACAGGACGAACTTCAACTCGTAGATGAGACATCACACAGTCAAGCGTCAATCATCGTTCAGCCCAATTTTGAAGTCATGGTGACCGTTCACGACAGCCAAGTAGAATCGGTTCTGTCGCAATTTGCAGACCTGTTGAGTGCGGGCTCGATTCGGATTTACCGGATTCTCGAACAAAGTGTTCAACGGGGACTTGCGGCTGGATACGATTTTGCTCGTTGGCGAGCCACCTTGGCCCAAGCGAGTATCGGGCCCATTCCAGGTAACGTCGAACGGACGTTGATCGAGTGGGAGACGATGCACGCGTCAGAACGTCCACTCAGTTCCTGA
- a CDS encoding DEAD/DEAH box helicase family protein, translated as MLQIYPQDAKFLYVTGNTTGDVEDGSPFAKIDLVAQRRQSMPPMYLYELTHERLWNACRLGWSAADVITFLREYAVSPLPTSMQSHICQAMERWGDLVLQEVNGRLELRGSAKVLSQIRQHPEVARLLVHARQQSAIVRADTRVALKMALAKAGYPLVDDQVSQVKPQPLDVSLTPTLQLRPYQAAAVEQFVAHKGGAGVVVLPCGAGKTVVGVASLAKLRCSGLVLVPNEASASQWLQHFLNWTNLDESQVGLDEGRQALKPVTITTYQRLMAKRRSGDYAHFHRYASIHWGLVIYDEVHLLPAPLTRLAAELTSARRLGLSATLVREDGRTNDVFSLIGPKVYEAHEDQLTALGFLSDVKCVEVQVPLSDEVRQLYDAAPLRQKYRIAADNPDKMQVIEALCQRHVSAQILIMGQYTDFLQQVSDRLGCPMLDGETPKERRLHEYDRFRRGQTRILVLSRIANVAVDLPNADVAIQVSGLFGSRQEEAQRLGRVLRPKPGGKNFYTLVSSSTLEERRARHRQQYLVERGFAYTQVSAADILSEGTTVNEVKRVPESRVGRHVKERRPVSGD; from the coding sequence TTGCTGCAAATCTATCCTCAGGATGCCAAGTTCCTATATGTCACGGGAAATACGACGGGGGATGTGGAGGACGGCTCACCATTCGCCAAAATCGACCTCGTGGCGCAACGCCGTCAAAGCATGCCGCCGATGTATCTCTACGAACTGACGCACGAACGATTGTGGAACGCATGCCGCCTTGGATGGAGCGCCGCAGACGTGATTACGTTTTTGCGCGAGTACGCAGTGAGTCCACTGCCGACCAGTATGCAAAGTCATATTTGTCAGGCGATGGAACGGTGGGGGGATTTAGTTTTACAAGAGGTGAATGGACGCCTAGAACTACGCGGCAGCGCCAAGGTGCTGTCCCAGATTAGGCAGCATCCTGAAGTGGCTCGTCTACTCGTTCATGCTCGACAACAGTCGGCGATTGTTCGAGCGGATACCCGGGTAGCGCTGAAGATGGCATTGGCGAAGGCTGGTTATCCGCTTGTAGATGACCAGGTGTCGCAGGTTAAGCCACAACCCTTAGACGTCTCATTGACCCCCACTTTACAGCTTCGGCCATATCAAGCGGCGGCCGTGGAGCAATTCGTCGCCCACAAAGGGGGAGCTGGCGTCGTCGTTCTGCCGTGCGGCGCTGGGAAAACAGTCGTCGGCGTCGCGAGCCTCGCCAAGCTCCGGTGTAGCGGTCTGGTTCTGGTGCCAAACGAAGCCTCAGCCAGCCAGTGGCTCCAACATTTTCTGAACTGGACCAATCTCGATGAATCGCAAGTCGGGTTGGACGAGGGAAGGCAAGCGCTCAAACCGGTCACCATTACAACTTATCAACGCTTGATGGCAAAGCGCAGGTCCGGCGATTACGCGCATTTTCATCGGTACGCCTCTATCCACTGGGGGCTGGTGATTTACGATGAGGTTCATTTGCTGCCCGCGCCACTGACCCGGCTTGCCGCCGAACTGACGAGTGCGCGTAGACTTGGACTCAGTGCTACGTTAGTTCGTGAAGATGGGCGCACAAATGACGTGTTTTCCCTCATCGGCCCAAAAGTGTACGAAGCGCATGAGGACCAATTGACCGCCCTTGGCTTTTTGTCCGACGTGAAATGTGTAGAGGTTCAGGTTCCTCTGAGCGACGAAGTACGACAATTGTACGATGCGGCCCCATTGCGGCAAAAATATCGGATTGCGGCCGATAATCCAGACAAAATGCAGGTGATTGAGGCCCTGTGTCAGCGACACGTGAGCGCACAGATTCTCATTATGGGCCAATACACCGACTTTTTACAGCAGGTTTCAGACCGTCTCGGTTGTCCAATGCTAGATGGAGAGACACCAAAAGAACGACGATTGCACGAGTATGACCGATTTCGTCGTGGACAGACACGCATTCTCGTGCTGTCGCGCATTGCCAACGTCGCAGTTGATCTTCCCAACGCCGATGTCGCTATCCAAGTTTCCGGGTTATTTGGATCCCGACAGGAAGAAGCTCAGCGACTGGGTCGAGTCTTACGCCCGAAGCCAGGCGGGAAAAATTTTTATACCCTGGTCAGTTCCAGCACACTGGAGGAGAGAAGAGCACGCCATCGCCAACAATATTTGGTCGAGCGTGGGTTCGCCTACACACAGGTGTCCGCCGCTGATATCCTCAGCGAAGGGACGACGGTCAATGAAGTTAAACGAGTGCCTGAATCACGCGTCGGTCGACACGTTAAGGAGCGTCGCCCTGTATCAGGAGATTGA
- the tnpB gene encoding IS66 family insertion sequence element accessory protein TnpB translates to MLNEGHAEQKVYLEWDTAGFWLHYRRLEKGRFQWPEKAVGETVTIHRRELR, encoded by the coding sequence ATGCTCAATGAGGGCCATGCTGAGCAGAAGGTTTACCTGGAATGGGATACAGCGGGATTTTGGCTGCACTATCGCCGCTTGGAGAAGGGGCGGTTTCAATGGCCGGAGAAAGCTGTCGGTGAAACGGTGACCATCCATCGTCGGGAGTTACGTTAG